The proteins below are encoded in one region of Paraburkholderia phenazinium:
- a CDS encoding UDP-2,3-diacylglucosamine diphosphatase: protein MDPKTSATSLFRQTGPSVDPVAFRPDSASFGAGLPIPLPPLSSEPQPGHQDDDHEEPHRYRTIWLSDIHLGSSGCQASYLLDFLRHNDSEYLYLVGDIIDGWQLKKGWYWPQAHNDVVQKILRKARKGTQVVYIPGNHDEAARQFCDLAFGDIHVRGEAFHTTLAGKRLWIVHGDLFDGVIQHAKWLAYLGDTLYTVILVLNRWFNRIRSRLGFQYWSLSQYLKHQVKNAVNFISSFERVMTDEARRRGCDGVVCGHIHKAEIRDIDGVLYCNDGDWVESLSALVETFEGELKVIYWTVMRAPEVRPQKARATA, encoded by the coding sequence ATGGACCCCAAAACGTCCGCGACTTCCTTGTTCCGCCAGACTGGCCCGAGCGTCGACCCCGTCGCTTTCCGGCCGGACTCTGCCTCCTTCGGTGCCGGCCTGCCGATCCCACTGCCACCGCTCTCCTCGGAACCGCAACCTGGCCATCAGGACGATGACCATGAGGAGCCGCACCGCTACCGCACGATCTGGCTGTCCGATATCCATCTGGGTTCGAGTGGTTGCCAGGCGTCGTATCTGCTCGACTTTCTGCGTCACAACGACTCGGAGTACCTGTACCTGGTCGGCGACATCATCGACGGCTGGCAGTTGAAAAAAGGCTGGTACTGGCCGCAGGCGCACAACGACGTCGTGCAGAAAATCCTGCGTAAAGCCCGTAAAGGCACCCAGGTCGTCTACATCCCCGGCAATCACGACGAAGCCGCGCGCCAGTTCTGCGACCTCGCGTTCGGCGACATCCATGTGCGCGGCGAAGCGTTTCACACCACGCTCGCCGGCAAGCGCCTGTGGATCGTGCATGGCGACCTGTTCGACGGCGTGATCCAGCATGCGAAGTGGCTCGCCTATCTCGGCGACACGCTCTACACGGTGATCCTGGTGCTGAACCGCTGGTTCAACCGGATCCGCAGCCGTCTCGGCTTCCAGTACTGGTCGCTGTCGCAGTACCTCAAGCATCAGGTAAAGAACGCGGTGAATTTCATCTCCTCGTTCGAACGTGTGATGACCGATGAAGCGCGTCGCCGCGGTTGCGACGGCGTGGTCTGCGGACACATCCACAAGGCGGAGATTCGCGATATCGACGGCGTGCTGTATTGCAACGACGGTGACTGGGTCGAAAGCCTGTCGGCGCTCGTCGAGACCTTCGAAGGTGAACTCAAGGTGATCTACTGGACCGTGATGCGTGCGCCGGAAGTGCGTCCGCAAAAGGCCCGCGCGACCGCCTAG
- a CDS encoding RDD family protein, whose amino-acid sequence MSDPLATPLPPAAPLPATPSVRRRLATMLYEGVILFGVVFIAGYLFSTLTQQRNGLTHHNIMAAWIGFVVGLYFVWFWTHSGQTLPMKTWRLRVVAANGSPLSAPRAVLRYLLAWLWFLPPLALHPLLGLSLPHTLMVATVWFVLWAATGRLGASRQFLHDRLAGTRIVVAAMPSA is encoded by the coding sequence GTGTCCGATCCGCTTGCCACGCCCCTACCGCCCGCGGCTCCGTTACCGGCCACGCCGTCCGTGCGCCGCCGGCTCGCAACGATGCTCTATGAGGGCGTCATCCTGTTCGGTGTGGTGTTCATCGCCGGATATCTTTTCAGCACATTGACGCAGCAACGCAACGGCCTGACCCATCACAACATCATGGCCGCATGGATCGGTTTCGTGGTCGGTCTGTACTTTGTGTGGTTTTGGACCCACAGCGGACAAACCCTACCCATGAAAACCTGGCGGCTGCGCGTAGTCGCCGCCAATGGCTCGCCGCTGTCCGCGCCACGGGCCGTCCTGCGCTATCTGCTGGCCTGGCTGTGGTTTCTGCCCCCGCTTGCGCTGCATCCCCTGCTCGGCCTCTCGCTGCCGCACACGCTGATGGTTGCCACGGTCTGGTTCGTCCTGTGGGCCGCCACCGGGCGCCTCGGCGCGAGCCGCCAGTTTCTGCACGACCGGCTCGCAGGTACACGCATCGTCGTTGCCGCCATGCCTTCCGCGTAA
- a CDS encoding DUF924 family protein has protein sequence MSGLSGSVDYDAAADYAALDERARVVLDCWFGAPDSATYGLDRKLWFKRDAAFDAMLRERFGELLELAAQGGLDAWAVTPLGGLALVIVLDQFSRNLYRGTARAFAGDAHALRIARQMIADGADQLLPTLLHRAFAYLPFEHDESLAGQRESLRLFKPFEAQPQRIASYYQAAVRHAAVIERFGRFPHRNAALGRVSTEEEQDFLRKPGSSF, from the coding sequence ATGAGCGGGCTGTCTGGTTCCGTCGACTATGACGCCGCAGCCGATTACGCCGCGCTCGACGAGCGGGCGCGAGTGGTGCTCGATTGCTGGTTCGGTGCGCCGGATTCCGCTACCTATGGGCTAGATAGAAAGCTGTGGTTCAAGCGCGATGCCGCGTTCGACGCCATGCTGCGTGAGCGCTTCGGTGAACTGCTCGAGCTCGCTGCGCAGGGGGGCCTGGACGCGTGGGCTGTTACACCGCTCGGGGGTCTTGCGCTCGTTATCGTGCTCGATCAGTTCTCACGCAATCTATATCGCGGAACAGCGCGAGCATTCGCTGGCGATGCGCATGCGCTGAGGATTGCCAGGCAAATGATCGCAGACGGTGCGGACCAGCTTTTGCCGACCCTGCTTCATCGTGCCTTTGCTTATTTGCCGTTCGAGCACGACGAGTCGCTTGCCGGTCAGCGTGAATCGCTGCGGCTGTTCAAACCGTTCGAAGCGCAGCCGCAGAGAATCGCAAGTTACTACCAGGCCGCAGTCAGACACGCGGCGGTCATCGAACGGTTTGGGCGGTTTCCACATCGAAACGCGGCGTTGGGACGTGTGTCTACCGAAGAAGAGCAGGATTTCCTGCGCAAACCGGGATCGTCGTTCTGA
- a CDS encoding glycosyltransferase family 4 protein, with the protein MKIMIVTDAWEPQVNGVVRTLKNTTRELTALGHRVDLLTPLEFKTIPCPTYPEIRLSLFPKRKLHERIDGFAPDALHIATEGPLGMAARAYAIKHKLPFTTAYHTRFPEYVQARFGIPLAATYKFLHWFHKASLAVMAPTPVVKTDLEKFGFTNVVLWTRGVDLDIFHQMDSKVLNTARPIFLYVGRVAVEKNVEAFLKLDLPGSKWVAGEGPALAELKSRYPTVNYLGVLTQAELAKVYAAADVFVFPSRTDTFGLVLLEALACGTPVAAYPVTGPIDVLGDGGAGAMNEDLREACLEALKIDRNHARAWAERFSWTAASEQFAAHLKPLPRPTFSEESAAA; encoded by the coding sequence ATGAAGATCATGATCGTCACCGATGCATGGGAGCCGCAGGTCAACGGCGTGGTACGCACGCTGAAGAACACGACCCGCGAACTCACCGCGCTTGGCCACCGTGTCGACCTGTTGACGCCGCTCGAATTCAAGACGATCCCGTGTCCGACGTACCCTGAAATCCGCCTCTCGCTGTTCCCGAAGCGCAAGCTCCACGAACGCATCGACGGGTTCGCCCCGGACGCGCTGCACATTGCCACCGAAGGCCCGTTGGGTATGGCCGCGCGCGCTTACGCGATCAAGCATAAGCTGCCCTTCACGACGGCGTATCACACGCGCTTTCCGGAATATGTGCAGGCCCGTTTCGGCATTCCGCTCGCCGCAACCTACAAGTTCCTGCACTGGTTCCACAAGGCGTCGCTGGCCGTGATGGCGCCGACACCGGTCGTCAAGACCGACCTCGAAAAATTCGGCTTCACGAACGTAGTGCTGTGGACGCGCGGCGTCGACCTCGACATCTTTCATCAGATGGATTCGAAGGTGCTGAATACGGCACGGCCGATCTTTCTGTACGTCGGCCGCGTAGCCGTCGAGAAGAACGTCGAAGCGTTTCTCAAGCTCGATCTGCCGGGTTCGAAGTGGGTGGCCGGCGAAGGCCCGGCGCTCGCCGAACTGAAGTCGCGCTATCCGACGGTGAACTATCTGGGCGTGCTGACCCAGGCGGAACTCGCCAAGGTGTACGCCGCGGCTGACGTGTTCGTGTTCCCGAGCCGCACCGATACGTTCGGCCTCGTGCTGCTCGAAGCGCTCGCCTGCGGCACGCCGGTCGCCGCTTACCCGGTCACCGGCCCGATCGACGTGCTTGGCGACGGCGGCGCCGGCGCGATGAACGAAGATCTGCGCGAAGCCTGCCTCGAAGCGCTGAAAATCGACCGCAATCATGCTCGCGCATGGGCCGAGCGCTTTTCGTGGACCGCCGCTTCCGAGCAGTTCGCCGCGCATCTGAAGCCGCTGCCGCGGCCTACGTTCAGCGAGGAGAGCGCGGCCGCGTGA
- a CDS encoding diacylglycerol kinase yields MRASPSSVRRAPHDTLHSVETDQNGIDPFDDVHEASAPQATDGASLRRGPGPSLQPNSHSANDAQTRGQARQSAAATGAAHDAHAEAHEPLGPDDPLAPLPFNPYKGNRGVTRAWHAMKNSLAGFQVAIREESAFRQELTLAAILVPCGVIVPVDPVSRVLLLGSVLLVLIVELLNSSVEAAIDRISLERHELSRRAKDLGSAAVMVALGMCLMTWVLIVGPLLVHWIGAWL; encoded by the coding sequence ATGCGAGCAAGCCCCTCCAGCGTCCGTCGTGCCCCGCACGACACGCTGCATTCCGTCGAAACGGATCAGAACGGCATCGATCCGTTCGACGACGTCCACGAAGCGAGCGCACCGCAAGCGACGGACGGCGCATCGCTGCGCCGCGGGCCTGGCCCTTCGCTGCAACCGAATTCACATTCTGCAAACGACGCGCAGACCCGTGGCCAAGCACGACAGTCCGCTGCCGCGACAGGCGCTGCTCACGACGCGCACGCTGAAGCCCATGAGCCGCTCGGTCCGGACGATCCCCTCGCGCCATTGCCGTTCAACCCGTACAAAGGCAATCGCGGCGTGACGCGTGCATGGCACGCGATGAAAAACTCGCTGGCCGGCTTTCAGGTCGCAATCCGCGAAGAAAGCGCGTTCCGCCAGGAACTGACGCTGGCAGCCATCCTCGTGCCCTGCGGCGTGATCGTCCCCGTCGATCCGGTGAGCCGCGTGCTGCTGCTCGGCTCGGTGCTGCTGGTGCTGATCGTCGAACTGCTGAATTCGAGCGTCGAGGCCGCTATTGACCGTATCTCGCTCGAACGGCACGAGTTGTCGCGGCGCGCCAAGGATCTCGGCAGCGCGGCCGTGATGGTGGCGCTCGGTATGTGTCTGATGACGTGGGTGCTGATTGTCGGCCCATTATTGGTGCATTGGATCGGCGCTTGGCTCTAG
- a CDS encoding TIGR00730 family Rossman fold protein gives MKAVCVYCGSSNGAKPLYAEAARSFGRALVAADLALVYGGGKVGLMGTIADAVMEAGGRAIGVIPELLVNKEVGHNGLTELHVVPDMHQRKKMMADLSDAFVAMPGGVGTLEELFEAYTWAQLGYHQKPVALLNIDGYYDPLIAMLEHTVQEGFMRQTYHDILQVDSDPAALIARLRGYQSPPKDKWADNRDAV, from the coding sequence ATGAAGGCGGTATGTGTGTACTGCGGCTCTTCTAACGGAGCCAAACCCCTCTACGCCGAGGCCGCCCGCAGCTTCGGCCGGGCTCTGGTCGCTGCGGACCTGGCGCTCGTCTATGGCGGTGGCAAGGTCGGCCTGATGGGCACGATTGCCGACGCGGTGATGGAGGCCGGCGGCCGCGCCATCGGCGTGATTCCAGAGCTGCTCGTCAACAAGGAAGTCGGCCACAACGGTCTGACCGAATTGCACGTGGTGCCCGACATGCACCAGCGCAAGAAGATGATGGCGGACCTGTCGGATGCGTTCGTTGCGATGCCCGGCGGCGTGGGGACGCTCGAAGAACTGTTCGAAGCCTATACGTGGGCGCAACTCGGCTATCACCAGAAGCCGGTGGCACTGCTCAACATAGACGGCTACTACGATCCGCTGATCGCGATGCTCGAGCATACGGTGCAGGAAGGCTTCATGCGCCAGACCTATCACGACATCCTGCAGGTCGATTCAGACCCGGCAGCGTTGATCGCCAGGCTACGCGGTTATCAGTCGCCGCCGAAAGACAAATGGGCCGATAACCGCGACGCAGTTTAA
- a CDS encoding RNA polymerase sigma factor — protein MASDKELADFLAGVERRAFKQTVYAVRDDDASLDIVQDAMIKLAEKYGDRPAAELPLLFQRILQNAMHDFFRRQKVRNTWVSLFSSLGNSEDDEFDPLETFEAQEGSVGAESNEQKLEREQVLQLIDDEIQKLPARQREAFLMRYWEDMDVAETAAAMGCSEGSVKTHCSRATHTLAQALKAKGITL, from the coding sequence ATGGCATCAGACAAGGAACTCGCCGATTTTCTGGCGGGCGTCGAAAGGCGCGCGTTCAAGCAGACGGTCTACGCCGTGCGGGACGACGACGCCTCGCTCGACATCGTGCAAGACGCGATGATCAAGCTCGCCGAAAAATACGGCGACCGACCAGCAGCTGAACTTCCGCTGCTGTTTCAGCGTATTCTGCAGAATGCGATGCACGACTTTTTTCGTCGGCAGAAAGTGCGCAATACTTGGGTCAGTCTCTTCTCGTCGCTCGGGAACTCCGAGGATGACGAATTCGACCCGCTGGAGACATTCGAAGCACAAGAGGGCTCCGTCGGCGCCGAGAGCAATGAACAGAAGCTCGAGCGCGAACAAGTCTTACAGTTGATTGACGACGAGATCCAAAAATTACCGGCACGTCAACGGGAGGCGTTTCTCATGCGTTATTGGGAAGATATGGATGTCGCCGAGACTGCTGCTGCGATGGGCTGCTCCGAGGGCAGTGTAAAAACACACTGTTCGCGAGCCACGCATACGCTGGCACAAGCGCTCAAGGCCAAAGGAATCACGCTATGA
- a CDS encoding DUF3619 family protein translates to MSSSLDTKELEFARQVRRALDENAASISPAAVDRLAVARRAALARKKPEPVSAPVFVPAFAGAAGALSGMPQAEAPHRRRSPLRRFALAWPLAALVVSLVAIAYWEDQQRTAELADIDAAMLSDDLPLNAYLDHGFNAYLSRAH, encoded by the coding sequence ATGAGCTCCTCTCTCGATACAAAAGAACTCGAATTCGCGCGGCAAGTACGCCGCGCGCTCGACGAAAACGCCGCCAGTATTTCCCCCGCCGCCGTTGACCGGCTCGCCGTGGCGCGCCGCGCTGCGCTCGCCCGCAAGAAGCCCGAGCCAGTGAGCGCGCCCGTGTTCGTGCCCGCCTTCGCCGGCGCTGCCGGTGCGCTGTCCGGCATGCCGCAGGCCGAAGCCCCGCACCGCCGCCGTTCGCCGCTGCGCCGCTTCGCGCTTGCCTGGCCGCTGGCGGCGCTCGTGGTCAGCCTCGTGGCGATCGCCTACTGGGAAGACCAGCAACGCACCGCTGAACTCGCCGATATTGACGCCGCAATGCTGAGTGACGATCTGCCGCTCAACGCATACCTCGATCACGGCTTCAACGCGTATCTGTCGCGCGCGCACTAA
- a CDS encoding group II truncated hemoglobin, with the protein MTDPINEAPAQPTAFELVGGETRVRELIDRFYDLMDLEPEFAGIRALHPPTLDGSRDKFFWFLCGWLGGPDHYISRFGHPRLRARHLPFAIASSERDQWLRCMAWAMQDVGLDEPLRERLLHSFFDTADWMRNRPD; encoded by the coding sequence ATGACCGATCCGATCAACGAAGCGCCGGCGCAACCGACGGCCTTCGAACTGGTGGGCGGCGAGACGCGCGTGCGCGAACTCATCGACCGTTTCTACGACCTGATGGACCTCGAGCCCGAATTCGCGGGGATCCGCGCGCTGCATCCGCCGACCCTCGACGGCTCGCGCGACAAGTTCTTCTGGTTCCTGTGCGGCTGGCTCGGTGGCCCGGACCACTACATCAGCCGCTTCGGCCATCCGCGTCTGCGTGCCCGGCATCTGCCGTTTGCGATTGCTTCGAGTGAGCGCGATCAGTGGCTGCGGTGTATGGCGTGGGCGATGCAGGACGTGGGACTGGACGAGCCGCTGCGTGAGCGCCTGCTGCACTCGTTCTTTGATACCGCTGACTGGATGCGGAATCGGCCGGATTGA
- a CDS encoding DUF3106 domain-containing protein, whose translation MSYKRGLAVVFGCAIAALVSFAATYPRFYPSASTVAAPTAAGGSPAKPATPALGVEIPGLASNSSPLSWSRLSDAEHVALAPFADVWDTFSVERKRKWIKIASRYSKLTPEQQKGLHDRMTEWVRLTPDQRRVARENYQVSKELPREARQKAWKAYQQLPEEQKERLAASERKRRPTVVSAPPTGKSELKDIERLVNGRERAASGVVATASASATGGALPVAPALPPSGSLVPPVPAPTPAPIMPRETPSIYNGGS comes from the coding sequence GTGAGTTACAAGCGCGGCCTCGCCGTTGTTTTCGGGTGTGCCATTGCGGCCCTCGTGTCATTTGCCGCCACTTATCCGCGCTTCTACCCGAGCGCCTCGACTGTTGCGGCGCCGACGGCTGCTGGCGGTTCGCCCGCCAAGCCTGCTACCCCGGCATTGGGCGTTGAAATTCCGGGACTGGCCAGCAACAGCAGTCCGCTGTCATGGTCGCGTCTCTCCGATGCCGAGCACGTTGCCCTGGCGCCGTTTGCCGACGTGTGGGATACCTTCAGCGTCGAACGTAAGCGAAAATGGATCAAGATCGCCTCACGTTACTCGAAGTTGACACCTGAACAACAAAAAGGCTTACACGACCGTATGACCGAATGGGTCCGTCTGACGCCGGACCAGCGCCGCGTCGCGCGGGAAAACTATCAGGTTTCGAAGGAACTGCCGCGGGAAGCCCGCCAGAAGGCCTGGAAGGCGTATCAGCAGTTACCTGAAGAGCAGAAAGAGCGGCTCGCGGCGAGCGAGCGTAAGCGGCGGCCAACGGTCGTGAGCGCTCCGCCCACCGGTAAAAGTGAGCTAAAAGACATCGAACGCCTCGTCAACGGCCGCGAACGGGCCGCGAGCGGTGTAGTGGCCACGGCCAGCGCATCGGCTACCGGCGGCGCACTGCCGGTCGCGCCTGCGCTGCCGCCCTCCGGCAGCCTTGTCCCGCCGGTGCCCGCGCCGACTCCGGCGCCGATCATGCCACGCGAAACACCGTCGATTTACAACGGCGGCTCCTGA
- a CDS encoding TetR/AcrR family transcriptional regulator, translated as MEAKPPRRTRERILELSLKLFNEIGEPNVTTTTIAEEMEISPGNLYYHFRNKDDIINSIFSQFEQEIEKRLRFPDDHRATIDEMWSYLQYMVDFTWRYRFLYRDLNDLLARNRTLETHFKQIISHKVRFASQFCDQLVADGEMVATPDELNVIATNVGVIGTYWLSYQFVMNPRKYNEQEAIRAELHQVSVQIVSLMAPYLRGRSRQLFDDLISGKLPKREFYDYLPQKEGATPRNEPKDV; from the coding sequence ATGGAAGCAAAACCTCCCCGCCGCACCCGCGAACGGATTCTCGAACTGTCGTTGAAGCTATTCAACGAAATCGGCGAGCCGAACGTCACCACGACGACGATCGCCGAGGAAATGGAAATCAGTCCGGGCAATCTGTACTACCACTTCCGCAACAAAGACGACATCATCAACAGCATCTTCAGCCAGTTCGAGCAGGAGATCGAAAAGCGTCTGCGCTTTCCGGACGATCACCGCGCGACGATCGACGAGATGTGGTCCTATCTGCAGTACATGGTCGATTTCACATGGCGCTATCGCTTCCTGTATCGCGACCTCAACGATCTGCTGGCGCGCAACCGCACGCTCGAGACGCACTTCAAGCAGATCATCAGCCATAAGGTGCGCTTTGCCAGCCAGTTCTGCGATCAACTCGTCGCAGACGGCGAAATGGTGGCGACGCCGGATGAACTGAACGTGATCGCCACCAACGTCGGCGTAATCGGCACTTATTGGCTGTCGTACCAGTTCGTGATGAACCCGCGCAAATACAACGAGCAGGAAGCGATTCGCGCTGAATTGCATCAGGTCAGCGTGCAGATCGTTTCGCTGATGGCGCCGTATCTGCGTGGCCGCTCGCGGCAACTGTTCGACGACCTGATTTCGGGCAAACTGCCCAAGCGCGAGTTCTACGACTACCTGCCGCAAAAAGAAGGCGCCACGCCGCGCAACGAACCGAAGGACGTTTGA
- a CDS encoding SDR family oxidoreductase, with the protein MTKVVLITGASRGIGRATARLLGARGWSVGVNYASNENAAQETAAEVVRAGGHARVIKGDVASEADVIGMFDAVVEAFGRIDALVNNAGIVAPGMPLADMDVARLQRMFDVNVLGAYLCAREAARRMSKDRGGQGGVIVNLSSAAARLGAPNEYVDYAGSKGAIDTMTIGLSKELGPQGIRVNAVRPGLIDTEIHASGGRPDRAAVLGSQTPLGRPGSADEVAEGIVWLLSDAASYVTGAVLDIAGGR; encoded by the coding sequence ATGACGAAGGTCGTTCTGATCACGGGCGCAAGCCGCGGCATCGGCCGCGCGACAGCGCGTTTGCTGGGCGCACGCGGCTGGTCGGTCGGTGTGAACTACGCTAGCAACGAAAACGCCGCGCAGGAAACCGCGGCGGAGGTCGTGCGGGCTGGCGGCCATGCCCGCGTGATCAAAGGCGACGTGGCGAGCGAAGCAGACGTGATTGGAATGTTCGATGCGGTCGTTGAGGCATTTGGCCGGATCGATGCACTGGTGAACAACGCGGGCATCGTCGCGCCCGGCATGCCGCTGGCCGATATGGATGTGGCACGCCTGCAGCGCATGTTCGACGTCAACGTTCTCGGTGCTTATCTATGCGCCCGGGAAGCTGCCCGCCGGATGTCGAAGGACCGCGGCGGCCAAGGTGGTGTGATCGTCAATCTCTCTTCGGCCGCCGCGCGTCTCGGGGCGCCGAACGAGTACGTCGATTACGCGGGCTCGAAAGGCGCCATCGACACGATGACGATTGGCCTCTCCAAGGAACTCGGCCCGCAAGGGATACGCGTGAACGCGGTGCGGCCCGGTCTGATCGATACCGAGATCCATGCCAGCGGTGGGCGTCCGGACCGCGCCGCGGTGCTTGGCTCGCAGACGCCGCTGGGTCGTCCCGGTAGCGCCGATGAAGTCGCGGAAGGCATCGTCTGGCTGCTGAGCGATGCGGCTTCGTATGTGACCGGCGCAGTGCTTGATATAGCCGGCGGACGCTGA